A single window of Rhodococcus jostii RHA1 DNA harbors:
- a CDS encoding acyl-CoA thioesterase, whose product MKHDDAPALPTAADFPALWPVPTRWEDNDHYGHVNNVTYYSYFDTAVNGWLIATTGTDIRDLPAIGVVAETSCKYVSELTFPDRLQVGLSVEKLGTRSIVYALAIFRENDDALELAALGRFVHVYVDAKTRRPVPIPDEIRSAATLLVVPDAV is encoded by the coding sequence GTGAAACACGACGACGCCCCCGCGCTGCCGACCGCCGCCGACTTCCCCGCCCTGTGGCCGGTGCCGACCCGTTGGGAAGACAACGACCACTACGGGCACGTCAACAACGTCACGTACTACTCGTACTTCGACACGGCCGTCAACGGCTGGCTGATCGCGACGACGGGCACCGACATCCGCGATCTGCCCGCCATCGGCGTGGTCGCCGAGACGTCCTGCAAGTACGTCAGCGAGTTGACGTTTCCGGACCGTCTGCAGGTGGGGTTGTCCGTCGAGAAGCTGGGCACCCGGAGCATCGTGTATGCGCTCGCGATCTTCCGCGAGAACGACGACGCACTCGAACTCGCGGCTCTCGGCCGTTTCGTGCACGTGTATGTGGACGCGAAGACCCGGAGACCGGTGCCGATTCCCGACGAAATCCGAAGCGCTGCAACCCTTCTGGTGGTGCCGGACGCCGTCTGA
- a CDS encoding DoxX family protein: MEVFLIVCGVLLAVSAVAVSIPKLRLKGTAWTGLQSRGLSGQQVRLIGVAELAGGVGVLVGLYWTPLGVIAAVALLILLLCAIAFHVRHGDYGNPDTRAVAMPAVYLAVLAVLASIGFVFAG, from the coding sequence GTGGAAGTTTTCCTCATCGTGTGCGGCGTGCTCCTCGCCGTGAGTGCCGTCGCCGTGAGCATTCCCAAGCTGAGGCTGAAGGGAACCGCGTGGACGGGGTTGCAATCCCGGGGCCTGAGCGGACAGCAGGTGCGGCTGATCGGCGTGGCGGAACTCGCCGGGGGTGTCGGCGTTCTCGTCGGCCTCTACTGGACTCCACTGGGAGTGATCGCGGCGGTGGCGCTGCTGATCCTCCTCTTGTGCGCAATCGCCTTCCACGTCCGGCACGGCGACTACGGCAACCCCGATACCCGGGCCGTCGCGATGCCCGCGGTGTACCTCGCGGTGCTGGCCGTCCTCGCCTCGATCGGGTTCGTGTTCGCGGGGTGA
- a CDS encoding phosphotransferase family protein: protein MNAVGLNEDAVSAWIAGLGVGAIAPLSFERIGNGQSNLTYAVSDAGGGRWVLRRPPLGHLLASAHDVVREHRILSSLQGSDVPVPKILGLTDDPEVTDAPLVLMSYVAGVVIDSVGVAKKLTPEQRNAVGLAMPKALAKIHAVDLGDAGLEDLASHKPYAARQLKRWTDQWEKSRTREVPAIEDLAGILERNMPEQTELSLVHGDFHLSNVITSPEEGEVVAVVDWELCTLGDPLADVGALLAYWPEAGDEDAGPFPASTLEGFPTRADLVEAYVHHTKRDVTHVGYWHVLALWKLAIIAEGVLRRVIDDPRNKAETGAPTVALIDGIIARAVATAEAEGLR, encoded by the coding sequence GTGAATGCTGTGGGGCTGAACGAAGATGCCGTTTCTGCGTGGATTGCCGGACTCGGCGTGGGAGCGATCGCGCCGCTGAGCTTCGAGAGGATCGGGAACGGTCAGTCGAATCTCACGTACGCGGTCAGCGATGCGGGTGGTGGTCGGTGGGTGCTGCGGCGGCCACCGCTCGGACATCTGCTCGCGTCGGCGCACGACGTGGTCCGCGAACATCGGATTCTGTCCTCTCTGCAGGGATCCGACGTTCCGGTGCCGAAGATCCTCGGGCTCACCGACGATCCGGAGGTCACGGACGCGCCGCTCGTGCTGATGAGCTATGTCGCGGGGGTGGTGATCGACAGTGTCGGCGTGGCGAAAAAGCTGACACCCGAACAGCGGAATGCCGTCGGACTGGCGATGCCGAAGGCTCTCGCGAAGATTCATGCGGTCGATCTCGGAGATGCCGGGCTGGAGGATCTGGCCAGTCACAAGCCGTACGCGGCAAGGCAGTTGAAGCGCTGGACGGATCAGTGGGAGAAGTCCCGTACCCGCGAGGTCCCGGCAATCGAGGACCTGGCGGGCATCCTCGAGCGCAACATGCCGGAGCAGACCGAACTGTCGTTGGTGCACGGTGATTTTCACCTCAGCAACGTCATCACCTCGCCCGAGGAAGGTGAGGTGGTCGCGGTGGTCGACTGGGAACTGTGCACGCTGGGCGACCCCCTCGCCGACGTCGGCGCATTGCTGGCCTACTGGCCCGAAGCGGGCGACGAGGACGCCGGACCGTTCCCGGCCTCCACCCTGGAGGGATTCCCCACCCGGGCCGACCTCGTGGAGGCCTACGTCCACCACACGAAACGCGATGTCACGCATGTCGGGTACTGGCACGTGCTGGCGTTGTGGAAGCTGGCGATCATCGCCGAGGGCGTCCTGCGCCGGGTGATCGACGACCCCCGGAACAAGGCCGAGACCGGTGCGCCCACGGTCGCGCTGATCGACGGCATCATCGCCCGGGCGGTCGCCACGGCGGAGGCCGAGGGACTGCGCTGA